The following proteins are encoded in a genomic region of Cydia strobilella chromosome 19, ilCydStro3.1, whole genome shotgun sequence:
- the LOC134750023 gene encoding uncharacterized protein LOC134750023 isoform X1 — translation MVTTSEPIKVTSKQFKCNQCPYCSSTHYINQCPKFSALNVIARIRAVNKLRLCFNCLSGTHVLTNCRASTCRVCKGKHHTLLHKPNTNTHVGSNPVPTRLPISTLIDEQPSSSQIETTLSNNTLIEKQINNARNRSVFLTTAQVLVRDKHNNVHKMKAFLDNGSQENFITENAAKKLQLNKEQLALNVIGFNEKVSSLLESCDVTLHSLDGTFTTNLSCFITPIICTTNILIPNVQRWHIPSRYKLADDEFNLAQDVDLLIGGEIFFDLLLTGKYKLGPGLPVLRRSRLGWIVTGSVQKKTESAIQCKVTVETQLKKFWEIEEGSAPNLPYDEKQCEDIFLKTHTHNSEGNFEIELPLKQPPTKLGQSRHIAYRRFKTLESKFERNPEFKDKYVNFMREFEQAGHMIQLQDNYDGPCNFLPHQAVFRDSPSTPIRIVFDCSCRTDNGISLNDIQYKGSIIQDELINILLRFRKYQYVINADIQKMYRCIYVKPNQQYLQCIFWRENTHQRLQIYMLTTLSFGLKSAPHIATRCLLQLSNENQHTFPAAAEAIANQFYMDDFIAGGDDENQVAETASQVNEILRGANFTLRKWKSNSEVIIKRVSETHTHQNTHTTEFGDKTHKVLGLAWSSDSDELMYTIKENQISHPITKRKVLGVISSIFDPLGLTGPVIVVAKIFIQKLFKAQLDWDTELTQDLIQEWNTFYRDLFLLNQLKISRCTVIPNYVTIQIHGFCDSSIKAYGAAIYIRSSDRVGNVQVHLLYSKSKISPIQPQTIPNLELCSSLLLATHVDKIKRALKCDVSGINLWSDSKITLCWIKNSNPKLTCFVSNRVTKVLSLTNKHEWSWVRSEDNPADLLSRGVAPGKLETNQLWWSGPAWLTQSPDTWPTHDSESLNHAPEAESDVNITLTLAISTESNDTIQYLFHRWSSDKTLIHVLAYILRFIYNTKNKTRTINPNNKLSGPLSVEELKKSDHALIRHAQMESFPHEYKLLQNNKPVLNKSKILSLHPFMKDGLVRVGGRIGLSHYAYEKKHPLILSHEHALTNNST, via the coding sequence ATGGTAACCACGTCCGAACCTATCAAGGTAACCTCCAAACAGTTTAAATGTAACCAGTGTCCGTATTGTTCGAGTACGCATTATATTAATCAGTGTCCAAAGTTTAGTGCATTAAACGTTATCGCGCGCATCCGAGCCGTGAATAAATTACGATTATGCTTTAATTGTTTGTCCGGAACGCATGTCTTAACAAACTGCAGGGCCAGTACATGTCGAGTATGTAAGGGCAAGCATCATACGTTACTACACAAACCAAATACCAACACTCATGTAGGTAGTAACCCCGTACCAACGCGATTACCAATATCAACGTTAATCGACGAACAACCGAGTTCTAGTCAAATCGAGACTACCTTGTCGAATAACACTTTaatcgaaaaacaaataaacaatgcgCGAAATAGGTCAGTTTTCCTTACAACAGCCCAAGTGCTCGTTAGGGATAAGCATAACAATGTGCATAAAATGAAGGCATTTTTAGACAATGGCTCgcaagaaaatttcattaccgaaaacgcggccaaaaagttacaattaaaCAAGGAACAACTTGCCTTAAATGTCATAGGTTTCAATGAAAAAGTGTCTAGCCTTTTAGAATCGTGTGACGTAACATTGCATTCCTTAGACGGAACCTTTACAACGAATTTGTCCTGTTTTATTACGCCTATAATTTGtactaccaacattttaataccaAACGTGCAACGTTGGCACATTCCGTCGCGTTATAAATTAGCTGATGACGAGTTTAACTTAGCTCAAGATGTAGATTTGCTTATCGGTGGGGAGATATTCTTTGATTTACTTCTTACCGGTAAATACAAGCTCGGGCCCGGATTACCGGTTCTGAGACGCTCGCGATTAGGATGGATAGtcacgggttccgtacaaaaaaaaaccgagtctgccattcaatgtaaagttacagtagaaactcaattaaaaaagttttgggaAATAGAGGAGGGTTCCGCACCAAATTTACCCTATGATGAAAAACAATGTGAGGATATATTTCTGAAAACTCACACTCACAACTCTGAGGGTAATTTCGAAATAGAACTTCCATTAAAGCAGCCACCTACCAAGTTAGGTCAATCTAGGCACATAGCATATCGGAGGTTCAAAACATTAGAATCCAAGTTCGAGCGGAACCCcgaatttaaagataaatatgtgAATTTCATGCGCGAGTTCGAACAAGCTGGCCATATGATTCAATTACAAGATAATTATGATGGCCCATGTAATTTTCTACCCCACCAAGCTGTTTTTCGCGACTCCCCCTCAACCCCTATTCGAATTGTTTTCGACTGCTCATGCAGAACTGATAACGGCATTTCTTTGAATGATATCCAATACAAAGGCTCAATAATACAGGACGAACTCATAAATATACTTCTACGATTCCGAAAATACCAATATGTTATTAACGCtgacatacaaaaaatgtacagatgtatttatgttaaaccAAATCAACAATACCTACAATGCATATTTTGGCGGGAAAATACTCACCAACGACTCCAAATTTATATGCTGACCACATTAAGTTTCGGCTTAAAGTCAGCACCACATATTGCAACCAGatgtttgttacaattgtcaaACGAAAACCAACACACATTTCCAGCAGCTGCAGAGGCCATAGCGAACCAGTTCTACATGGACGATTTTATCGCCGGCGGCGACGACGAGAATCAGGTAGCTGAAACTGCATCACAGGTGAACGAGATCCTGCGGGGAGCCAACTTCACGCTGCGGAAATGGAAGTCCAATTCCGAAGTCATCATAAAACGGGTGagcgaaacacacacacaccaaaacacacacacaaccgaATTTGGAGATAAAACACATAAGGTCCTGGGTTTAGCGTGGTCTAGTGACTCAGATGAGCTTATGTATACCATTAAAgaaaaccaaatttcacacccaaTCACCAAAAGAAAGGTACTAGGGGTAATTTCGTCCATTTTCGACCCCCTAGGCTTGACGGGACCAGTAATTGTagtagccaaaatatttattcaaaaattatttaaggctCAATTAGATTGGGATACCGAATTAACACAAGACTTGATCCAAGAATGGAACACATTCTATCgagacttgtttttattaaaccaaTTGAAAATTTCGAGATGTACAGTCATACCCAATTATGTAACGATACAAATTCATGGGTTCTGTGACAGTAGTATTAAAGCCTATGGCGCTGCCATCTATATACGATCAAGCGATAGAGTAGGAAACGTACAAGTTCACCTACTttactcaaaatcaaaaataagtccaatacaaccccaaactattccaaatttggaactttgttccagtttactgctcgcgacacatgtcgacaaaataaaacgagcattaaaatgtgacgtttccggAATCAACCTGTGGTCagattcaaaaataacattatgttggataaaaaatagtaaccctaaattaacttgttttgttaGTAACAGAGTCACAAAAGTATTATCACTTACAAACAAGCACGAGTGGTCATGGGTCCGCTCGGAGGATAACCCCGCCGACCTTTTGTCCCGAGGGGTAGCACCAGGCAAGCTGGAAACCAACCAGTTATGGTGGTCTGGGCCGGCGTGGTTGACCCAAAGTCCGGACACATGGCCGACCCACGATTCTGAGTCACTAAATCATGCACCCGAGGCCGAGAGCGACGTAAACATAACTCTCACCTTGGCTATTAGCACAGAATCTAACGACACGATACAATATCTTTTCCACAGGTGGTCAAGCGATAAAACACTTATtcatgtattagcatacatacttcgatttatatataatacaaaaaataaaactcgaacaattaatccaaataataaattatcaggaCCATTGTCCgtagaagaattaaaaaaatcggatcacgcattaattagacatgcacaaatggaatcattcccacacgaatataaattattgcaaaacaataaaccggttcttaacaaatcaaaaatattatctttacacCCATTCATGAAGGACGGACTCGTTCGCGTAGGCGGACGAATCGGTCTTTCGCATTatgcatatgaaaaaaaacatcctTTAATATTAAGTCACGAGCACGCGCTTACCAACAACTCTACCTAG
- the LOC134750023 gene encoding uncharacterized protein LOC134750023 isoform X3, which yields MLETSKNTLEELEIRQLKNRRGVCKRKLTVFNKFIERIDSSALTAEIIVDISLRLEQLPKLYNDFSEIQDRIETLCSDEGDIEAHEAERMSFEDTFYRLSAKGKLLAKVDTDSTPNDHSPQAPPQQPFGESIKYPEISLPSFDGDLTQWLQFRDTFDALVNQASLAPIVKYKYLRSCLQDGALEVISSLDFSEDAYMLAWQMLCERYNNPKRLVTNHMRALFDVEPVPSTPSGLRGLCDNISKHLRSLRSLNVPTENWDLAIIHMLVKKLDSRLQSKWENSVDLRKLPSLQDFKTFLKNRADRLEATSPAVPSDAPSTSKKAMVTTSEPIKQLQRP from the exons ATGTTAGAAACTTCCAAAAACACTCTAGAAGAGTTAGAAATTAGGCAGTTAAAAAATAGACGAGGTGTCTGTAAGCgaaaattaactgtatttaataaatttatagaaagaaTCGACTCAAGTGCATTGACGGCCGAAATAATTGTAGACATAAGCTTAAgactagaacaattaccaaagtTATACAATGATTTCTCTGAGATACAGGACCGGATCGAGACACTGTGCAGCGACGAAGGGGACATCGAAGCCCACGAGGCCGAGCGTATGTCATTTGAGGACACATTTTACCGACTTAGCGCTAAGGGCAAGCTGCTGGCGAAGGTAGATACCGATTCAACACCAAATGACCATAGTCCGCAAGCCCCGCCGCAGCAACCCTTCGGTGAGTCGATAAAATATCCCGAAATTAGCCTCCCTAGCTTCGACGGAGACCTAACACAGTGGCTGCAATTTCGAGACACATTTGATGCCCTAGTCAACCAAGCTAGCTTAGCACCGatcgtaaaatataagtacctacgcagTTGTTTACAAGACGGCGCACTTGAGGTAATTAGTTCGCTCGATTTCTCCGAGGACGCGTACATGCTCGCGTGGCAGATGCTTTGTGAACGTTATAATAATCCTAAACGTTTAGTCACCAACCACATGCGAGCCTTGTTCGACGTGGAACCGGTACCGTCAACTCCTTCGGGTCTAAGAGGTCTGTGCGATAATATTTCCAAACATTTGAGATCTTTGCGctcattaaatgtacctaccgaAAATTGGGATCTCGCAATTATTCACATGTTAGTTAAAAAGTTAGACAGTCGATTGCAATCAAAGTGGGAAAACAGTGTTGATTTGAGAAAATTGCCTTCGTTGCAGGATTTCAAAACCTTCCTAAAGAACCGAGCTGACCGGCTGGAAGCGACCAGCCCAGCAGTACCATCGGACGCACCCAGCACTTCCAAGAAGGCCATGGTAACCACGTCCGAACCTATCAAG CAGCTGCAGAGGCCATAG
- the LOC134750023 gene encoding uncharacterized protein LOC134750023 isoform X2: protein MDDFIAGGDDENQVAETASQVNEILRGANFTLRKWKSNSEVIIKRVSETHTHQNTHTTEFGDKTHKVLGLAWSSDSDELMYTIKENQISHPITKRKVLGVISSIFDPLGLTGPVIVVAKIFIQKLFKAQLDWDTELTQDLIQEWNTFYRDLFLLNQLKISRCTVIPNYVTIQIHGFCDSSIKAYGAAIYIRSSDRVGNVQVHLLYSKSKISPIQPQTIPNLELCSSLLLATHVDKIKRALKCDVSGINLWSDSKITLCWIKNSNPKLTCFVSNRVTKVLSLTNKHEWSWVRSEDNPADLLSRGVAPGKLETNQLWWSGPAWLTQSPDTWPTHDSESLNHAPEAESDVNITLTLAISTESNDTIQYLFHRWSSDKTLIHVLAYILRFIYNTKNKTRTINPNNKLSGPLSVEELKKSDHALIRHAQMESFPHEYKLLQNNKPVLNKSKILSLHPFMKDGLVRVGGRIGLSHYAYEKKHPLILSHEHALTNNST from the coding sequence ATGGACGATTTTATCGCCGGCGGCGACGACGAGAATCAGGTAGCTGAAACTGCATCACAGGTGAACGAGATCCTGCGGGGAGCCAACTTCACGCTGCGGAAATGGAAGTCCAATTCCGAAGTCATCATAAAACGGGTGagcgaaacacacacacaccaaaacacacacacaaccgaATTTGGAGATAAAACACATAAGGTCCTGGGTTTAGCGTGGTCTAGTGACTCAGATGAGCTTATGTATACCATTAAAgaaaaccaaatttcacacccaaTCACCAAAAGAAAGGTACTAGGGGTAATTTCGTCCATTTTCGACCCCCTAGGCTTGACGGGACCAGTAATTGTagtagccaaaatatttattcaaaaattatttaaggctCAATTAGATTGGGATACCGAATTAACACAAGACTTGATCCAAGAATGGAACACATTCTATCgagacttgtttttattaaaccaaTTGAAAATTTCGAGATGTACAGTCATACCCAATTATGTAACGATACAAATTCATGGGTTCTGTGACAGTAGTATTAAAGCCTATGGCGCTGCCATCTATATACGATCAAGCGATAGAGTAGGAAACGTACAAGTTCACCTACTttactcaaaatcaaaaataagtccaatacaaccccaaactattccaaatttggaactttgttccagtttactgctcgcgacacatgtcgacaaaataaaacgagcattaaaatgtgacgtttccggAATCAACCTGTGGTCagattcaaaaataacattatgttggataaaaaatagtaaccctaaattaacttgttttgttaGTAACAGAGTCACAAAAGTATTATCACTTACAAACAAGCACGAGTGGTCATGGGTCCGCTCGGAGGATAACCCCGCCGACCTTTTGTCCCGAGGGGTAGCACCAGGCAAGCTGGAAACCAACCAGTTATGGTGGTCTGGGCCGGCGTGGTTGACCCAAAGTCCGGACACATGGCCGACCCACGATTCTGAGTCACTAAATCATGCACCCGAGGCCGAGAGCGACGTAAACATAACTCTCACCTTGGCTATTAGCACAGAATCTAACGACACGATACAATATCTTTTCCACAGGTGGTCAAGCGATAAAACACTTATtcatgtattagcatacatacttcgatttatatataatacaaaaaataaaactcgaacaattaatccaaataataaattatcaggaCCATTGTCCgtagaagaattaaaaaaatcggatcacgcattaattagacatgcacaaatggaatcattcccacacgaatataaattattgcaaaacaataaaccggttcttaacaaatcaaaaatattatctttacacCCATTCATGAAGGACGGACTCGTTCGCGTAGGCGGACGAATCGGTCTTTCGCATTatgcatatgaaaaaaaacatcctTTAATATTAAGTCACGAGCACGCGCTTACCAACAACTCTACCTAG
- the LOC134750023 gene encoding uncharacterized protein LOC134750023 isoform X5 → MLETSKNTLEELEIRQLKNRRGVCKRKLTVFNKFIERIDSSALTAEIIVDISLRLEQLPKLYNDFSEIQDRIETLCSDEGDIEAHEAERMSFEDTFYRLSAKGKLLAKVDTDSTPNDHSPQAPPQQPFGESIKYPEISLPSFDGDLTQWLQFRDTFDALVNQASLAPIVKYKYLRSCLQDGALEVISSLDFSEDAYMLAWQMLCERYNNPKRLVTNHMRALFDVEPVPSTPSGLRGFQNLPKEPS, encoded by the exons ATGTTAGAAACTTCCAAAAACACTCTAGAAGAGTTAGAAATTAGGCAGTTAAAAAATAGACGAGGTGTCTGTAAGCgaaaattaactgtatttaataaatttatagaaagaaTCGACTCAAGTGCATTGACGGCCGAAATAATTGTAGACATAAGCTTAAgactagaacaattaccaaagtTATACAATGATTTCTCTGAGATACAGGACCGGATCGAGACACTGTGCAGCGACGAAGGGGACATCGAAGCCCACGAGGCCGAGCGTATGTCATTTGAGGACACATTTTACCGACTTAGCGCTAAGGGCAAGCTGCTGGCGAAGGTAGATACCGATTCAACACCAAATGACCATAGTCCGCAAGCCCCGCCGCAGCAACCCTTCGGTGAGTCGATAAAATATCCCGAAATTAGCCTCCCTAGCTTCGACGGAGACCTAACACAGTGGCTGCAATTTCGAGACACATTTGATGCCCTAGTCAACCAAGCTAGCTTAGCACCGatcgtaaaatataagtacctacgcagTTGTTTACAAGACGGCGCACTTGAGGTAATTAGTTCGCTCGATTTCTCCGAGGACGCGTACATGCTCGCGTGGCAGATGCTTTGTGAACGTTATAATAATCCTAAACGTTTAGTCACCAACCACATGCGAGCCTTGTTCGACGTGGAACCGGTACCGTCAACTCCTTCGGGTCTAAGAG GATTTCAAAACCTTCCTAAAGAACCGAGCTGA
- the LOC134750023 gene encoding uncharacterized protein LOC134750023 isoform X4 — MLETSKNTLEELEIRQLKNRRGVCKRKLTVFNKFIERIDSSALTAEIIVDISLRLEQLPKLYNDFSEIQDRIETLCSDEGDIEAHEAERMSFEDTFYRLSAKGKLLAKVDTDSTPNDHSPQAPPQQPFGESIKYPEISLPSFDGDLTQWLQFRDTFDALVNQASLAPIVKYKYLRSCLQDGALEVISSLDFSEDAYMLAWQMLCERYNNPKRLVTNHMRALFDVEPVPSTPSGLRGLCDNISKHLRSLRSLNVPTENWDLAIIHMLVKKLDSRLQSKWENSVDLRKLPSLQDFKTFLKNRADRLEATSPAVPSDAPSTSKKAMVTTSEPIKLQRP; from the exons ATGTTAGAAACTTCCAAAAACACTCTAGAAGAGTTAGAAATTAGGCAGTTAAAAAATAGACGAGGTGTCTGTAAGCgaaaattaactgtatttaataaatttatagaaagaaTCGACTCAAGTGCATTGACGGCCGAAATAATTGTAGACATAAGCTTAAgactagaacaattaccaaagtTATACAATGATTTCTCTGAGATACAGGACCGGATCGAGACACTGTGCAGCGACGAAGGGGACATCGAAGCCCACGAGGCCGAGCGTATGTCATTTGAGGACACATTTTACCGACTTAGCGCTAAGGGCAAGCTGCTGGCGAAGGTAGATACCGATTCAACACCAAATGACCATAGTCCGCAAGCCCCGCCGCAGCAACCCTTCGGTGAGTCGATAAAATATCCCGAAATTAGCCTCCCTAGCTTCGACGGAGACCTAACACAGTGGCTGCAATTTCGAGACACATTTGATGCCCTAGTCAACCAAGCTAGCTTAGCACCGatcgtaaaatataagtacctacgcagTTGTTTACAAGACGGCGCACTTGAGGTAATTAGTTCGCTCGATTTCTCCGAGGACGCGTACATGCTCGCGTGGCAGATGCTTTGTGAACGTTATAATAATCCTAAACGTTTAGTCACCAACCACATGCGAGCCTTGTTCGACGTGGAACCGGTACCGTCAACTCCTTCGGGTCTAAGAGGTCTGTGCGATAATATTTCCAAACATTTGAGATCTTTGCGctcattaaatgtacctaccgaAAATTGGGATCTCGCAATTATTCACATGTTAGTTAAAAAGTTAGACAGTCGATTGCAATCAAAGTGGGAAAACAGTGTTGATTTGAGAAAATTGCCTTCGTTGCAGGATTTCAAAACCTTCCTAAAGAACCGAGCTGACCGGCTGGAAGCGACCAGCCCAGCAGTACCATCGGACGCACCCAGCACTTCCAAGAAGGCCATGGTAACCACGTCCGAACCTATCAAG CTGCAGAGGCCATAG